Proteins encoded within one genomic window of Longimicrobium sp.:
- the dnaE gene encoding DNA polymerase III subunit alpha — protein sequence MSFVHLHCHSEYSLLDGANRIGDLITRAKEFEQPAIALTDHGCMFGAWIFQEQAKKAGIKPIVGMEAYVAPNSRHDRGKVKGEKGYYHLVLLARDYEGYRNLSKLTSIGYTEGFYGKPRIDREVLARHSEGIIVTSACLAGEIAQHLMEDRWDAAREAVAWHQEVFRDRYYLEVQGHDSEGQEELNRRIFKLAEEMGVPMVATNDAHFLRAHDHQAHDVLLCIGLGKDFADPNRMKYDGQLYFKNTEEMRGRFPGRPDVLENTLRIADECNWSYPKGYHVPAFPTQEEGYATEDEMLRAWVWTGAVAHYAPKDTPADADPRTVLPQDVVDRVEYELDVITKLGYSGYFLITADFIRWARQHDIPVGPGRGSAAGSIVAFCMGITDCCPIKFDLLFERFLNPERVSMPDIDVDFCFERRGEVIEYVREKYGRDAVGQIITFGTMKSRAVVKDVGRTLGFLPAETDRLAKLIPNAPNFSLTVAEAREKIPEVKELYEKDERYRQLLDHSVTLEGLARHSSVHAAGVVIAPGPLDEYVPICTQSTKGSGGNGESIIVTQYDMTCLEKAGMLKMDFLGLKTLTVIYDAVVAIRARHGALRHPATGETYDRPEDIPLDDPEVYAMLARGGTAGVFQFESQLATEKLRQMKADRFDDLVAANALLRPGPLDMGMDMVYIRRKLGQEAVKYPFPELEQVLEPTYGVIVYQEQVMRIAQILSGFSLAEADVLRKAVGKKDAELIAKELGKFVEKAVAKGHDRHAIQDLSDQIEAFGRYGFNKSHSAAYSLVAYQTAWLKCHYPAEFMAALMSSVVDKTDDVVAYIAHCREMHRYLPRIPREGIEVLAPHVNESNWKFTVVGPGVGQIRFGLGAIRGVGEGAVRSILAAREAEGHFKSLFDFLVRIDLRLCNKRVLEALICAGAADGFDDGSGRSQLLAGLDAAFNNAQAVQKERDSAQDSLFGDFGGAGGTALVQAPPLPKVEKWTESERLTREKEILGFFISGHPLNRFREDVALFEGHTNTVTLKSKRDQKVELACVVTEAARQISKKDGSEWGRVTVEDFHGTATILAFGDSWAKYKEVLKQDAAVVVRGAVSSRERDEEDPPMFLDSAIPLERVRESGEVGVVIELGSAGPDAKAIDGAKSLLAAYAGEGPVFVLWKNGGGEGEAPRLKSKSLKVAPRDELLTALRDALGDDRVRLHRDPPALGSVPQRDEPWRNRRQKAGAGAEE from the coding sequence ATGTCGTTCGTCCATCTCCACTGCCACTCCGAATACTCGCTCCTCGACGGCGCCAACCGCATCGGCGACCTGATCACGAGGGCCAAGGAATTCGAGCAGCCGGCCATCGCCCTGACCGACCACGGCTGCATGTTCGGCGCGTGGATCTTCCAGGAGCAGGCCAAGAAGGCCGGCATCAAGCCCATCGTGGGGATGGAGGCCTACGTGGCCCCCAACAGCCGCCACGACCGCGGCAAGGTGAAGGGCGAGAAGGGCTACTACCACCTCGTGCTGCTGGCGCGCGACTACGAGGGGTACCGGAACCTGTCGAAGCTGACGTCCATCGGCTACACCGAGGGCTTCTACGGCAAGCCGCGCATCGACCGCGAGGTGCTGGCCCGGCACTCCGAGGGGATCATCGTCACCTCCGCCTGCCTGGCCGGCGAGATCGCGCAGCACCTGATGGAGGACCGCTGGGACGCGGCGCGCGAGGCGGTGGCGTGGCACCAGGAGGTGTTCCGCGACCGGTACTACCTGGAGGTGCAGGGGCACGACAGCGAGGGGCAGGAGGAGCTGAACCGCCGCATCTTCAAGCTGGCGGAAGAGATGGGTGTGCCCATGGTGGCCACCAACGACGCGCACTTCCTGCGCGCGCACGACCACCAGGCGCACGACGTCCTCCTCTGCATCGGGCTGGGGAAGGACTTCGCCGACCCCAACCGGATGAAGTACGACGGGCAGCTGTACTTCAAGAACACCGAGGAGATGCGCGGCCGCTTCCCCGGCCGCCCCGACGTGCTGGAGAACACGCTGCGCATCGCCGACGAGTGCAACTGGAGCTACCCCAAGGGCTACCACGTTCCCGCCTTCCCCACGCAGGAGGAAGGGTACGCGACGGAGGACGAGATGCTCCGCGCCTGGGTGTGGACCGGCGCAGTCGCCCACTACGCGCCGAAGGACACGCCGGCGGACGCGGACCCCAGGACGGTGCTGCCGCAGGACGTGGTGGACCGGGTCGAGTACGAGCTGGACGTCATCACCAAGCTCGGCTATTCGGGCTACTTCCTGATCACCGCCGACTTCATCCGCTGGGCGCGCCAGCACGACATCCCCGTGGGCCCCGGCCGCGGCTCGGCGGCGGGCTCGATCGTGGCGTTCTGCATGGGGATCACGGACTGCTGCCCCATCAAGTTCGATCTGCTGTTCGAGCGCTTCCTGAACCCCGAGCGCGTGTCGATGCCCGACATCGACGTGGACTTCTGCTTCGAGCGCCGCGGCGAGGTGATCGAGTACGTGCGCGAGAAGTACGGGCGCGACGCGGTGGGCCAGATCATCACCTTCGGGACGATGAAGAGCCGCGCGGTGGTGAAGGACGTGGGCCGCACCCTGGGCTTCCTCCCGGCGGAGACCGACCGGCTCGCGAAGCTGATCCCCAACGCCCCCAACTTCTCGCTCACCGTGGCCGAGGCGCGCGAGAAGATCCCCGAGGTGAAGGAGCTGTACGAGAAGGACGAGCGCTACCGCCAGCTCCTCGACCACTCCGTCACCCTCGAGGGCCTCGCCCGCCACTCCTCGGTGCACGCGGCGGGCGTGGTGATCGCGCCGGGGCCGCTGGACGAGTACGTGCCCATCTGCACCCAGAGCACCAAGGGCTCGGGCGGCAACGGCGAGTCCATCATCGTCACCCAGTACGACATGACCTGCCTGGAAAAGGCGGGGATGTTGAAGATGGACTTCCTGGGGCTGAAGACGCTGACGGTGATCTACGACGCCGTGGTGGCCATCCGCGCCCGCCACGGCGCGCTCCGCCACCCGGCGACGGGGGAGACGTACGACCGGCCGGAAGACATTCCGCTGGACGACCCCGAGGTGTACGCCATGCTGGCGCGCGGCGGCACCGCCGGCGTGTTCCAGTTCGAAAGCCAGCTGGCGACCGAGAAGCTGCGGCAGATGAAGGCCGACCGCTTCGACGACCTGGTGGCCGCCAACGCGCTTCTCCGCCCCGGCCCGCTGGACATGGGGATGGACATGGTGTACATCCGCCGCAAGCTGGGGCAGGAGGCGGTGAAGTACCCGTTCCCCGAGCTGGAGCAGGTGCTGGAGCCCACCTACGGCGTGATCGTGTACCAGGAGCAGGTGATGCGCATCGCGCAGATCCTCTCCGGCTTCTCGCTGGCCGAGGCCGACGTGCTCCGCAAGGCGGTGGGAAAGAAGGACGCCGAGCTGATCGCCAAGGAGCTCGGCAAGTTCGTGGAGAAGGCCGTCGCGAAAGGGCATGATCGCCACGCAATACAAGATCTCTCGGACCAGATCGAAGCCTTTGGTAGGTATGGCTTTAACAAGTCACATAGCGCCGCTTATTCGCTGGTCGCCTACCAGACGGCGTGGCTGAAGTGCCACTACCCGGCCGAGTTCATGGCGGCCCTGATGTCGTCCGTGGTGGACAAGACCGACGACGTGGTGGCGTACATCGCGCACTGCCGCGAGATGCACCGCTACCTCCCGCGCATCCCGCGCGAGGGGATCGAGGTGCTGGCGCCGCATGTGAACGAATCCAACTGGAAGTTCACCGTGGTGGGCCCCGGCGTGGGGCAGATCCGCTTCGGGCTGGGCGCCATCCGCGGCGTGGGCGAGGGCGCGGTGCGCTCCATCCTGGCCGCGCGCGAGGCCGAGGGGCACTTCAAGAGCCTGTTCGACTTCCTCGTCCGCATCGACCTGCGGCTGTGCAACAAGCGCGTGCTCGAGGCGCTGATCTGCGCCGGCGCGGCCGACGGCTTCGACGACGGGAGCGGGCGCAGCCAGCTGCTGGCCGGGCTGGACGCGGCGTTCAACAACGCGCAGGCGGTGCAGAAGGAGCGCGACAGCGCGCAGGACTCGCTCTTCGGCGACTTCGGCGGCGCGGGCGGCACCGCGCTGGTGCAGGCGCCGCCACTGCCGAAGGTGGAGAAGTGGACCGAGAGCGAGCGGCTGACGCGCGAGAAGGAGATCCTGGGCTTCTTCATCTCCGGCCACCCGCTGAACCGCTTCCGCGAGGACGTGGCGCTGTTCGAGGGACACACCAACACCGTCACGCTCAAGTCCAAGCGCGACCAGAAGGTGGAGCTGGCCTGCGTGGTCACCGAGGCGGCGCGGCAGATCAGCAAGAAGGACGGGAGCGAGTGGGGGCGCGTGACCGTGGAGGACTTCCACGGCACGGCCACGATCCTGGCCTTCGGCGACAGCTGGGCGAAGTACAAGGAGGTGCTGAAGCAGGACGCGGCCGTGGTCGTCCGCGGCGCGGTCAGCAGCCGCGAGCGCGACGAGGAGGACCCGCCGATGTTCCTGGACAGCGCCATTCCGCTGGAGCGCGTGCGCGAGAGCGGCGAGGTAGGGGTGGTGATCGAGCTCGGCTCCGCCGGCCCCGACGCGAAGGCGATCGACGGCGCGAAGAGCCTCCTGGCGGCGTACGCGGGCGAGGGCCCCGTCTTCGTGCTGTGGAAGAACGGCGGGGGCGAGGGCGAGGCGCCGCGGCTGAAGTCGAAGTCGCTGAAGGTGGCCCCGCGCGACGAGCTTCTGACTGCGCTGCGCGACGCGCTGGGCGACGACCGCGTGCGCCTGCACCGCGATCCGCCCGCGCTGGGCTCCGTCCCCCAGCGCGACGAGCCGTGGCGCAACCGCCGCCAGAAGGCCGGCGCCGGCGCGGAGGAATAG
- a CDS encoding twin-arginine translocase TatA/TatE family subunit: protein MPFGLGFGETLLILAVILLFFGPKRLPDAAASLGKGIREFKRAVSGIGEELAAPANTISAPPAHATLAGTGPDPYAVASNVIETPAPAVPVHAEPPAPMEAARTA from the coding sequence GTGCCGTTCGGACTCGGCTTCGGCGAGACGCTGCTGATTCTCGCCGTCATCCTGCTCTTCTTCGGCCCCAAGCGCCTGCCCGACGCCGCTGCGTCGCTGGGCAAGGGGATCCGCGAGTTCAAGCGCGCGGTGAGCGGCATCGGCGAGGAGCTGGCCGCGCCCGCGAACACCATCTCCGCGCCGCCCGCGCACGCCACGCTGGCCGGCACCGGCCCCGATCCGTACGCCGTCGCCAGCAATGTGATCGAGACGCCCGCGCCCGCGGTGCCCGTCCACGCGGAACCGCCCGCGCCCATGGAGGCGGCCCGGACCGCGTGA
- a CDS encoding regulatory iron-sulfur-containing complex subunit RicT, with protein sequence MSLELPVIQPLSSPDAETGFLVEVGFKGMRKAFFTSPDVTLRANEWVLVEVERGRDVGRVKSVGGVARKKCGSAPGDVTPILRRADDAEVHQLYALRADEERVRRRTRELVEQHGLKMKVSDAEWQWDRNKLVIYFTAERRVDFRQLVRDLARTFRTRIELKQIGVRDEAAQLGGVGRCGRQLCCATWLREIKPISLQLAKDQNLSLNPQQISGTCGRLMCCLTYEHDAYLAARKRFPREGKTLRTVVGAEKVVAIDIFRNLVTLQDENRQRRVIPLDQLKAETVAVPAGERPAAAPPAPEARPDLPTPQSPQRPPRRPRRAPERRPE encoded by the coding sequence GTGAGCCTCGAGCTTCCCGTGATCCAGCCTCTTTCATCCCCCGACGCGGAGACCGGCTTCCTGGTGGAAGTGGGCTTCAAGGGGATGCGAAAGGCTTTCTTCACGTCGCCCGACGTGACTTTGCGCGCGAACGAGTGGGTGCTGGTGGAGGTGGAGCGCGGCCGCGACGTGGGCCGCGTGAAGAGCGTGGGCGGGGTGGCGCGCAAGAAGTGCGGCAGCGCCCCCGGCGACGTCACCCCCATCCTGCGCCGCGCCGACGACGCGGAGGTGCACCAGCTGTACGCCCTGCGCGCCGACGAGGAGCGCGTGCGCCGCCGCACGCGCGAGCTGGTGGAGCAGCACGGGCTGAAGATGAAGGTCAGCGACGCCGAGTGGCAGTGGGACCGCAACAAGCTGGTCATCTACTTCACCGCCGAGCGCCGCGTGGACTTTCGCCAGCTGGTGCGCGACCTGGCGCGCACCTTCCGCACCCGCATCGAGCTGAAGCAGATCGGCGTCCGCGACGAAGCCGCGCAGCTGGGCGGGGTGGGCCGCTGCGGCCGCCAGCTCTGCTGCGCCACCTGGCTGCGCGAGATCAAGCCCATCTCTCTGCAACTCGCAAAAGATCAGAATCTTTCCCTCAATCCGCAGCAGATCTCCGGCACCTGCGGCCGGCTGATGTGCTGCCTGACGTACGAGCACGACGCCTATCTCGCGGCGCGCAAGCGCTTCCCGCGCGAGGGGAAGACGCTGCGCACCGTGGTGGGCGCGGAAAAGGTCGTGGCGATCGACATCTTCCGGAACCTGGTGACGCTGCAGGACGAGAACCGCCAGCGCCGCGTGATCCCGCTCGACCAGCTGAAGGCCGAGACCGTCGCCGTGCCTGCCGGCGAGCGCCCGGCCGCCGCGCCGCCCGCGCCCGAGGCGCGTCCCGATCTCCCCACGCCGCAGTCGCCGCAGCGGCCGCCGCGCCGCCCGCGCCGCGCCCCGGAGCGGAGGCCGGAATGA
- a CDS encoding CbiX/SirB N-terminal domain-containing protein, with protein sequence MQALIIIGHGSHLNGDSSAPVYRHAEAIRRAGVFGEVRECFWKEEPSMREVFDLVEADDVYVVPLFISEGYFTEEVIPRELGLAGPAPSVTAKLGKTIRYCGPVGTHPSMSAMILRRAEETAGLSHDEARRAGLVIIGHGTERNSNSSEVIYRVTREAAAAGVFGHVRAGFLDQEPAVGQVLGEMEERRIVLVPFFVAEGWHTQETIPDDLGINRPAVSAVTERDGRTIWYAPPVGTFPEIARIILQRAREAGADVPDEVEIAERAGV encoded by the coding sequence TTGCAGGCACTGATCATCATCGGGCACGGGTCGCACCTGAACGGGGACTCGAGCGCGCCCGTCTACCGGCACGCGGAGGCAATCCGGCGCGCGGGCGTGTTCGGCGAGGTGCGCGAGTGCTTCTGGAAGGAAGAGCCGTCCATGCGCGAGGTGTTCGACCTCGTGGAGGCGGACGACGTCTACGTGGTGCCGCTCTTCATCTCCGAAGGCTACTTCACCGAGGAGGTGATCCCGCGCGAGCTGGGGCTGGCCGGCCCCGCGCCGTCGGTCACCGCCAAGCTGGGGAAGACGATCCGCTACTGCGGTCCCGTCGGCACGCATCCGTCGATGTCGGCGATGATCCTGCGCCGCGCGGAGGAGACGGCCGGACTGTCGCACGACGAGGCGCGGCGCGCGGGGCTCGTCATCATCGGCCACGGCACGGAGCGGAACAGCAACTCCAGCGAGGTCATCTACCGCGTCACCCGCGAGGCCGCGGCGGCGGGCGTGTTCGGCCACGTGCGCGCCGGCTTCCTGGACCAGGAGCCCGCGGTCGGCCAGGTGCTGGGGGAGATGGAGGAGCGCCGCATCGTCCTCGTCCCCTTCTTCGTGGCCGAGGGGTGGCACACGCAGGAGACCATCCCCGACGACCTGGGGATCAACCGCCCGGCCGTGAGCGCCGTGACGGAGCGCGACGGGCGGACGATCTGGTACGCGCCGCCGGTGGGCACCTTCCCCGAGATCGCGCGCATCATCCTGCAGCGGGCGCGCGAGGCCGGTGCCGACGTGCCGGACGAGGTGGAGATCGCGGAGCGGGCCGGTGTCTGA
- a CDS encoding DR2241 family protein codes for MSDRPEVRGEHAPGGVAEARRALAAWVDEAREAGRVFLQARLRATAEGRYEIRHRRDAHRSLQSLEWVSGDPFFAREIAQTTNRGEHRPLKTAPNLKQGWALVDLDARGLWTALDYLYPACAVHWHAGRMGTLRVTHWRETAARQSGIYSSVKLLPDDAVRRTARACCADAVCLRRVAWDVDEMTFLDPIDEGPVDGDAAVPCPEACSMFVSLARQVLKIERAPRAEVPGIGAVNGEELAQMRALVTAAAAESLGEAREGDFDDPANSRRIRYLAARLEEMRPEGGDSRDGGRSGE; via the coding sequence GTGTCTGACCGCCCCGAGGTCCGCGGCGAGCACGCCCCCGGTGGGGTGGCGGAGGCGCGCCGCGCGCTGGCCGCGTGGGTGGACGAGGCCCGCGAGGCGGGCCGCGTCTTCCTGCAGGCGCGGCTCCGGGCGACGGCGGAGGGACGCTACGAGATCCGCCATCGCCGCGACGCGCACCGCTCGCTGCAGTCGCTGGAGTGGGTGTCGGGCGACCCGTTCTTCGCGCGCGAGATCGCGCAGACCACCAACCGCGGCGAGCACCGGCCGCTGAAGACGGCGCCCAACCTGAAGCAGGGATGGGCGCTGGTCGATCTCGACGCGCGCGGGCTGTGGACGGCGCTCGACTACCTGTATCCCGCCTGCGCCGTGCACTGGCACGCGGGGCGGATGGGAACGCTGCGGGTGACGCACTGGCGCGAGACGGCGGCGCGCCAGAGCGGCATCTACTCGTCCGTGAAGCTGCTGCCGGACGACGCGGTGCGGCGGACGGCGCGCGCCTGCTGCGCCGATGCCGTGTGCCTGCGCCGCGTGGCGTGGGACGTCGACGAGATGACGTTTCTCGACCCGATCGACGAGGGGCCGGTGGATGGCGACGCGGCGGTGCCGTGCCCGGAGGCGTGCTCGATGTTCGTCTCCCTCGCGCGCCAGGTGCTGAAGATCGAGCGCGCGCCCCGCGCCGAGGTCCCCGGCATCGGCGCGGTGAACGGCGAGGAGCTGGCGCAGATGCGCGCGCTGGTCACCGCCGCCGCTGCGGAGTCGCTGGGCGAGGCGCGCGAGGGGGATTTCGACGACCCGGCGAACTCGCGGCGCATCCGCTACCTGGCCGCGCGGCTGGAGGAGATGCGGCCGGAGGGTGGCGATTCCCGCGATGGAGGACGATCGGGCGAGTGA
- the metG gene encoding methionine--tRNA ligase, producing the protein MSRRFYLTTAIDYANGDPHQGHAYEKIGADAIARYHRLRGDEVRFCMGMDEHGQKVAQAAAANGIPPQEQVDRIAARFEAMWSKLEISNDRWIRTTQPHHRAGVKALIERIHQRSPDDFYEQTYEGWYCVGCELFKREGEIVDGRCVLHPTRELQWTEERNWFFRLTKYQDFLRKHFETHPDFLRPESRRNEMLALLDSGLEDISITRARLSWAIPFPVASASGETQGTWVWFDALPNYLTDTGFPDGDWEAWWPAQLHVVGKDIVRLHAVIWPAMLQAAGLPLPEHVWGHGFVLLGGERFSKSSGVGLDLNEAIDRYGPDAFRYFLLREVPWDSDGNFSWERFAERYTAELANGVGNLASRTLSMVARYRDGETPVVDVRADAAVDEALAAYRAEMDALLLHRATEAAMGLVRHANAFVAETQPWAMAKEPGRAGELDATLNAMVRYVALVSVLLFPFMPEKMGQLWRRVAGERPMPLIDELPLVDVSGWRVTAGDPLFPRPEPARAMA; encoded by the coding sequence ATGAGCCGCCGGTTCTACCTCACCACGGCCATCGACTACGCGAACGGCGACCCGCATCAGGGGCACGCGTACGAGAAGATCGGCGCCGACGCCATCGCCCGGTACCACCGGCTGCGCGGCGACGAGGTGCGGTTCTGCATGGGGATGGACGAGCACGGGCAGAAGGTGGCCCAGGCGGCGGCCGCGAACGGGATCCCGCCGCAGGAGCAGGTGGACCGCATCGCCGCGCGCTTCGAGGCGATGTGGAGCAAGCTGGAGATCAGCAACGACCGCTGGATCCGCACCACGCAGCCGCACCACAGGGCCGGCGTGAAGGCGCTGATCGAGCGCATCCACCAGCGCAGCCCCGACGACTTCTACGAGCAGACGTACGAGGGGTGGTACTGCGTGGGGTGCGAGCTGTTCAAGCGCGAGGGCGAGATCGTGGACGGGCGCTGCGTCCTCCATCCCACCCGCGAGCTGCAGTGGACGGAGGAGCGCAACTGGTTCTTCCGTTTGACGAAGTACCAGGATTTCCTGCGGAAGCACTTCGAGACGCATCCGGACTTCCTGCGCCCCGAATCGCGCCGCAACGAGATGCTGGCGCTGCTGGATTCGGGGCTGGAAGACATCTCCATCACCCGCGCGCGGCTCTCGTGGGCCATCCCCTTCCCCGTCGCCTCGGCCAGCGGCGAGACGCAGGGGACGTGGGTGTGGTTCGACGCGCTGCCGAACTACCTGACCGACACCGGCTTTCCCGACGGCGACTGGGAGGCGTGGTGGCCGGCGCAGCTGCACGTCGTCGGCAAGGACATCGTGCGGCTGCACGCCGTCATCTGGCCGGCGATGCTCCAGGCGGCGGGGCTGCCGCTCCCGGAGCACGTGTGGGGGCACGGCTTCGTGCTGCTGGGCGGCGAGCGCTTCAGCAAGTCCAGCGGCGTGGGGCTGGACCTGAACGAGGCGATCGACCGCTACGGCCCCGATGCGTTCCGCTACTTCCTGCTGCGCGAGGTGCCGTGGGACAGCGACGGCAACTTCAGCTGGGAGCGCTTCGCCGAGCGCTACACCGCCGAGCTGGCGAACGGCGTGGGGAACCTGGCCAGCCGCACGCTGTCGATGGTGGCCAGGTACCGCGACGGGGAGACCCCCGTGGTCGACGTCCGCGCCGACGCCGCGGTGGACGAGGCGCTGGCGGCGTACCGCGCGGAGATGGACGCGCTCCTGCTGCACCGCGCCACCGAGGCGGCGATGGGGCTGGTGCGCCACGCCAACGCCTTCGTGGCCGAGACGCAGCCGTGGGCCATGGCGAAGGAGCCCGGCCGCGCGGGCGAGCTGGACGCCACGCTGAACGCCATGGTGCGCTATGTGGCGCTCGTCTCCGTGCTCCTCTTCCCCTTCATGCCGGAGAAGATGGGCCAGCTCTGGCGCCGCGTGGCCGGCGAGCGCCCCATGCCGCTGATCGACGAGCTGCCGCTGGTGGACGTCTCCGGCTGGCGCGTGACCGCCGGCGACCCGCTCTTCCCCCGCCCGGAGCCGGCCAGGGCAATGGCGTGA
- a CDS encoding acetyl-CoA carboxylase carboxyltransferase subunit alpha — MATVAHLDFERAIAEVEEQIDSLRGLARERGLDVSTELRSLERKLHGLKQDTFRNLSPIERVQVARHPRRPYTLDYVEMIFTDWVELHGDRQFRDDASIVAGWARLGGETVMLIGQQKGRDMKENLRRNFGMPHPEGYRKALRFMKLAEKFGRPVVTLIDTPGAYPGIGAEERGQAEAIARNLREMSALKVPTVAVVIGEGGSGGALAIGVADRVLMLENSVYSVISPEGCAAILWKDGAQRDKAARAMKMTAEDLSELAVIDDIIPEPAGGAHSDWEATGARLKEVLQKHLAELGAMETDALLQARLDKFMGMGQWRTGR, encoded by the coding sequence TTGGCTACGGTCGCACACCTGGATTTCGAGCGCGCCATCGCGGAGGTCGAGGAGCAGATCGACTCGCTCCGCGGGCTGGCGCGCGAGCGCGGGCTGGACGTGAGCACCGAGCTGCGCTCGCTGGAGCGCAAGCTGCACGGGCTGAAGCAGGACACCTTCCGCAACCTCTCGCCCATCGAGCGGGTGCAGGTCGCCCGCCATCCGCGCCGGCCGTACACGCTGGACTACGTGGAGATGATCTTCACGGACTGGGTGGAGCTGCACGGCGACCGCCAGTTCCGCGACGACGCCAGCATCGTGGCCGGCTGGGCGCGCCTGGGCGGCGAGACGGTGATGCTGATCGGGCAGCAGAAGGGCCGCGACATGAAGGAGAACCTGCGGCGCAACTTCGGGATGCCGCACCCCGAGGGCTACCGCAAGGCGCTGCGGTTCATGAAATTGGCTGAGAAGTTCGGCCGTCCCGTGGTCACCCTCATCGACACTCCGGGGGCGTATCCCGGCATCGGCGCCGAGGAGCGCGGGCAGGCCGAGGCCATCGCCCGCAACCTGCGCGAGATGTCGGCGCTGAAGGTGCCCACCGTGGCCGTCGTCATCGGCGAGGGCGGGTCGGGGGGCGCGCTGGCCATCGGCGTGGCGGACCGCGTGCTGATGCTGGAGAACAGCGTGTACTCGGTCATCAGCCCCGAGGGGTGCGCCGCCATCCTGTGGAAGGACGGCGCCCAGCGCGACAAGGCCGCCAGGGCCATGAAGATGACGGCCGAGGACCTGAGCGAGCTGGCCGTCATCGACGACATCATCCCCGAGCCCGCGGGCGGGGCGCATTCGGACTGGGAGGCCACCGGCGCGCGGCTGAAGGAGGTGCTGCAGAAGCACCTGGCCGAGCTGGGGGCGATGGAGACGGACGCGCTGCTGCAGGCGCGGCTGGACAAGTTCATGGGGATGGGGCAGTGGCGAACCGGCCGCTGA
- a CDS encoding RusA family crossover junction endodeoxyribonuclease: MPPSLSSRAMYSFVAATRPRSVQAKKTLHYKNEIVRAFQRYVPTPRQLDGPLYGVVYYFHNVPTDTDADNISKPVWDSLEGMAFANDRHVKLRVAGIHDLSQAGLERLDLSGVPEDLARDLDELVGSEDHILYVEVGRLHESMYRFSCEV, from the coding sequence GTGCCTCCCTCACTTTCGAGCCGAGCCATGTACTCCTTCGTCGCGGCAACGCGCCCACGGTCCGTGCAGGCGAAAAAGACCCTGCACTACAAGAACGAGATCGTCCGTGCCTTCCAGCGGTACGTCCCCACCCCCAGGCAGCTGGACGGGCCGCTGTACGGCGTGGTGTACTATTTCCACAACGTTCCCACCGACACGGACGCCGACAACATCAGCAAGCCGGTATGGGACTCGCTGGAGGGGATGGCGTTCGCGAACGACCGCCACGTGAAGCTGCGGGTCGCGGGGATCCACGACCTGTCGCAGGCGGGACTCGAGCGGCTCGACCTGAGCGGGGTGCCGGAAGACCTCGCGCGTGACCTGGACGAGCTCGTCGGCTCGGAGGATCATATCCTCTACGTCGAGGTAGGAAGGCTTCACGAGTCGATGTACCGCTTCAGCTGCGAGGTTTAG